In a single window of the Carassius carassius chromosome 26, fCarCar2.1, whole genome shotgun sequence genome:
- the LOC132105629 gene encoding protein ADM2-like, with the protein MKALFPVFVYCISLLSSHLLAQPVRNRSDFMTRFHQLREENSISPDVTESPNTDHGVSIGRTILWRAILSKSPPSDPTRNQLPIGQPRAGESTETGENPRHRGRRHVHSKGHHNHHHAQLKRVGCVLGTCQVQNLSHRLYQLVGQRGRQESPINPHSPHSYG; encoded by the exons ATGAAAGCGCTTTTCCCGGTTTTTGTGTATTGCATCAGCCTGCTCTCCTCACATTTGCTGGCTCAACCGGTGAGAAACAG GTCAGACTTCATGACAAGATTCCATCAGCTAAGAGAGGAAAACAGCATCTCTCCAGATGTTACTGAGAGCCCAAACACCGACCATGGCGTCTCCATCGGCCGCACCATTCTATGGAGGGCCATTCTCTCCAAATCTCCACCTTCAGACCCAACAAGAAACCAACTCCCCATCGGTCAACCAAGAGCAGGAGAGTCCACCGAAACAGGAGAGAACCCTAGACACAGAGGTCGTCGTCATGTGCACTCAAAAGGCCACCACAATCATCATCACGCCCAACTGAAGCGCGTCGGATGTGTCCTCGGTACCTGCCAGGTGCAAAACCTCAGTCATCGCCTTTACCAACTGGTCGGGCAAAGAGGACGCCAAGAGTCGCCCATTAACCCACACAGTCCACACAGCTACGGATGA